The sequence below is a genomic window from Deinococcota bacterium.
TTCCAGCGCTCGACCTCGTCCTTGGGCCGGTAGCGCGAGTCGTCGTCAGCCGAGGAGTGCGGGCCGTAGCGGTAGACGGTCAGCTCGACCAAGGCCGGGCCGTGGCCGCTGCGCGCGCGCTCGACCGCCTCCTTCATGACATAGTAGCTGGCGAGCACGTCCATGCCGTCTACCAGGTAGCCCGGCATGCCGTAGGCCTCGGCCTTGACGGCGATGTTCTCCGAGGCGGTCTGCTTGTGGAAGTCCACGCTGATGGCGTAGCGGTTGTTCTCGCAGGCGAAGACGATGGGCGCGCCCTGCACGCCGGCGTAGTTGATGGCGGCGTGAAAGTCGCCTTCGGAGGTCGCCCCGTCGCCAAACGAGGCCACCGCCACCTCAGCGGTGTTTAAGAGCTTCATGCTGATGGCCGCGCCCACCGCCGGGGGGAGGTGCGAGGCGATGGCCGAGGCCACCGTGAAGACCTTGTAGTCCTTGGAGCCAGGGTGCGCGGGCATCTGCCGGCCCTTGTTGGGGTCGGCCCGGCTGGCCATGGACTGGCCCAGCAGTTCGCGCAGCGGCACGCCCAGCGCGAGCACCAGGCCGCTGTCGCGGTAGTAGGGAAAGAGCCAGTCCTGGCGCGCCTTCATGCTGTGGGCGATGCCCACCTGAGCCGCCTCGTGGCCCGCCGAAGGCGCGGCGAAGCTGATCTTGCCGCCGCGCTGCATGCGGGTGAGGCTCTCGTCCAAAAGCCTCGCCGCCAGCATGTCGCGGTAAAAGCCTTTGAGCCCGTCTTCGCTCAAGTCGAGCTCGAAGTGGCCCAGCCACTGGCCCTGGTCGCCGATGAGCGAGATGGGCCTGTCGGTA
It includes:
- a CDS encoding thiamine pyrophosphate-dependent dehydrogenase E1 component subunit alpha codes for the protein MIQDSQRFKPFTDRPISLIGDQGQWLGHFELDLSEDGLKGFYRDMLAARLLDESLTRMQRGGKISFAAPSAGHEAAQVGIAHSMKARQDWLFPYYRDSGLVLALGVPLRELLGQSMASRADPNKGRQMPAHPGSKDYKVFTVASAIASHLPPAVGAAISMKLLNTAEVAVASFGDGATSEGDFHAAINYAGVQGAPIVFACENNRYAISVDFHKQTASENIAVKAEAYGMPGYLVDGMDVLASYYVMKEAVERARSGHGPALVELTVYRYGPHSSADDDSRYRPKDEVERWKKRDPLKRFELFLRRQGIWEDAWGEDLETSIKAVQQEAAEEAENAGTWPTESMFEDVYAEPWWNLAEQQRELKGD